A DNA window from Candidatus Cloacimonadota bacterium contains the following coding sequences:
- a CDS encoding polysaccharide deacetylase family protein → MRIENLKMNNSGKLFYKKHTNQKEIALSFDDGPDNIFTPKIIKILKEYKIHATFFLLGKNIGRNPEIVKELIKQKHEIGNHSFSHKTLIFKTPKFIKSEIERTDLILRESGLGKTQLFRPPYGRYSLALLFILRKMKKKMILWNIGPKDFKAKSSNEIISKIEKKLKPGSIIVLHEKSGEKTIKALNILIPRLLNQKYQFKTISDLFDFSSSNL, encoded by the coding sequence ATGAGAATAGAAAATTTAAAAATGAACAACTCAGGTAAATTGTTCTACAAAAAGCACACTAATCAAAAAGAAATAGCTCTCTCATTCGATGATGGACCGGATAATATCTTCACACCGAAAATAATAAAAATCCTGAAAGAATATAAGATTCATGCGACTTTTTTCTTACTTGGAAAAAATATCGGAAGAAATCCGGAAATCGTCAAAGAATTAATAAAACAAAAACACGAAATCGGTAATCATTCATTTTCCCACAAAACGCTAATTTTCAAAACTCCAAAATTTATCAAATCAGAAATCGAACGAACGGATCTGATTTTAAGAGAAAGCGGTTTGGGAAAAACTCAACTGTTCCGTCCACCTTACGGAAGATATTCCCTCGCTTTGTTATTTATTTTGCGGAAGATGAAGAAGAAAATGATTTTATGGAATATCGGACCAAAAGATTTTAAAGCGAAAAGTTCGAATGAGATTATTTCCAAAATCGAGAAAAAATTAAAACCAGGTTCGATCATCGTTCTGCACGAAAAAAGTGGTGAAAAGACAATCAAAGCATTAAATATCCTGATTCCAAGATTATTGAATCAGAAATATCAATTTAAGACGATTTCCGATTTGTTTGATTTTTCCAGTTCCAATTTGTGA
- a CDS encoding glycosyltransferase — protein sequence MNIVFIIAALVLGILSVGIFRNRQVKNPGENTFSILIACRNEEKNLPFLFRSLEKLNYPEKKYEIILADDASSDNSLQLIKEFCSGNKNAEFVHLLEKDIEYKGKKAALKKASEKARFEFLAFTDADCVVPENWLINHNKYISEKTGIVAGYYVELNCSSFMNFLQKISAATFSSTIGLGIPFSSAGSNMIVRKKAFEEVFGYDRIKNYLAGDDKLLMNLIRQTKWKIAYNPEEPVKTHPLRKTRIKIEQLKRKFGKFSMSPTSYKLYFLLVLFFYLYLPFNLIYTKKVTNILIYFSMMLIFWLSNLYIHKMKFKLIDISYLIVYPYFMLLFTFLGHFTNWNWKNQTNRKSS from the coding sequence ATGAACATTGTATTTATCATCGCTGCTCTTGTTTTGGGAATTTTAAGCGTTGGAATTTTCCGCAATCGACAGGTAAAAAATCCCGGAGAAAACACTTTTTCAATTTTAATCGCCTGTCGGAATGAAGAAAAAAACCTTCCTTTCCTTTTCAGAAGTTTAGAAAAATTAAATTATCCTGAAAAAAAATATGAAATAATTTTAGCTGATGATGCTTCCTCTGATAATTCTCTGCAATTGATCAAAGAATTTTGTTCCGGAAATAAAAATGCAGAATTTGTTCATCTCCTCGAAAAAGATATCGAATATAAAGGTAAAAAAGCAGCTCTAAAAAAAGCATCCGAAAAAGCTCGCTTTGAATTTTTAGCCTTTACTGATGCAGATTGCGTTGTTCCTGAAAACTGGCTGATAAATCATAATAAATATATTTCTGAAAAAACGGGAATAGTCGCCGGTTATTATGTGGAACTGAATTGTTCATCTTTTATGAATTTTTTACAGAAAATATCAGCTGCGACTTTTTCTTCGACCATAGGTTTGGGGATTCCCTTCAGTTCTGCCGGCAGTAATATGATCGTGCGAAAAAAAGCGTTCGAAGAAGTTTTTGGTTATGATAGGATCAAAAACTATCTTGCTGGTGATGATAAATTGCTTATGAATCTAATCAGGCAAACGAAATGGAAAATCGCTTATAATCCAGAAGAACCAGTGAAAACTCATCCTTTGCGGAAAACAAGGATCAAGATCGAACAATTAAAAAGAAAATTCGGGAAATTCTCGATGTCTCCAACTTCTTACAAGCTTTATTTTTTGCTTGTTTTGTTTTTTTATTTATACCTTCCTTTCAATCTGATTTATACAAAAAAAGTAACTAATATTCTAATATATTTCAGCATGATGCTGATTTTCTGGCTTTCTAATCTTTATATTCATAAAATGAAATTTAAATTGATCGATATTTCATATTTGATCGTTTACCCGTATTTTATGCTGCTTTTTACTTTTTTGGGGCATTTCACAAATTGGAACTGGAAAAATCAAACAAATCGGAAATCGTCTTAA
- a CDS encoding Glu/Leu/Phe/Val dehydrogenase, protein MSKSFNAFEMAQKQFDNVADILDLDEATRELLRNPMREYHFSIPVKMDDGTVKVFRGFRSQHNDARGPGKGGIRFHPQETIDTVRALSMWMTWKCAVVDIPLGGSKGGVICDPHNLSEREQEHICRGWVRQIARDIGPLRDVPAPDVMTSPQHMLWMLDEYEAIHGAKYPGMITGKPVGMGGSLGRTEATGYGVIFTVREALKEKNIKPEETTASFQGFGNVSQFAIKLYNQMGGKVVCVSCWDQNDNTSYSFKKSDGINMDELLSITDRFGGIDKVKAKELGYEVLSGESWIEQDVDILVPAALENQITKDTVDKISSKVKIIAEGANGPTTPEADKVIAERGIFMIPDFLANAGGVTCSYFEQVQCNMNYFWEKDEVLGKLDVKMTSAYLAVSKLAREKKLYMRDAAYVISIDKVAQASKDRGWL, encoded by the coding sequence ATGAGTAAATCATTCAATGCCTTTGAGATGGCTCAAAAGCAATTCGACAATGTTGCTGATATCCTGGACTTGGATGAAGCAACCAGAGAGTTATTGAGAAATCCAATGAGAGAATACCATTTCAGTATTCCAGTAAAAATGGATGATGGAACAGTGAAAGTTTTCAGAGGATTCAGATCACAACACAATGATGCCCGAGGACCTGGAAAAGGCGGGATCAGATTCCATCCCCAGGAAACAATCGATACGGTTCGAGCCTTATCGATGTGGATGACCTGGAAATGTGCAGTTGTTGACATACCTCTAGGTGGAAGTAAGGGTGGAGTTATTTGTGATCCGCACAATTTGAGTGAAAGAGAACAAGAACATATCTGTCGAGGTTGGGTAAGACAAATCGCTCGTGATATCGGACCTCTCCGCGATGTTCCTGCTCCCGATGTGATGACCAGTCCGCAGCATATGCTTTGGATGCTCGATGAATATGAAGCAATTCACGGAGCAAAATATCCCGGAATGATCACCGGAAAACCTGTTGGTATGGGTGGTTCTCTGGGTAGAACGGAAGCCACCGGTTATGGAGTAATCTTTACAGTTCGAGAAGCCCTGAAAGAAAAGAATATCAAACCGGAAGAAACAACAGCAAGTTTCCAGGGATTCGGCAATGTTTCCCAATTTGCGATCAAACTTTATAACCAGATGGGTGGAAAAGTAGTATGTGTTTCCTGTTGGGATCAGAATGACAATACATCATATTCGTTCAAAAAATCAGATGGGATAAATATGGACGAATTATTATCCATTACAGACAGATTCGGTGGCATAGATAAAGTAAAAGCAAAAGAACTGGGATATGAAGTTTTATCCGGTGAAAGCTGGATCGAGCAGGATGTTGATATCCTTGTCCCGGCAGCATTGGAGAATCAGATCACCAAAGATACTGTCGATAAAATAAGTTCTAAAGTAAAAATAATTGCAGAAGGTGCAAATGGACCGACAACTCCGGAAGCAGATAAAGTAATTGCCGAAAGAGGAATTTTTATGATCCCTGATTTCCTGGCAAATGCCGGTGGAGTTACCTGCAGTTATTTTGAACAAGTGCAGTGTAATATGAATTATTTCTGGGAGAAAGATGAAGTTCTCGGAAAATTGGATGTAAAGATGACTTCTGCATATCTTGCTGTATCGAAGTTAGCGCGAGAGAAGAAATTATATATGCGTGATGCTGCGTATGTAATCTCCATCGATAAAGTTGCTCAAGCAAGTAAAGATAGAGGTTGGTTATAG